A portion of the Algisphaera agarilytica genome contains these proteins:
- a CDS encoding alpha/beta fold hydrolase, with protein MTTIKKQPRKPRRARRPFLRQRWWKVYGLLVVLSFGVQTYRNANTPLDGEPGTAMVQTPAFTKEGGGGEARVDFAYIDTDLKAGSAASPADGVESDERPVLILIHGSPGAKKNFSLLIPTLESHFRVIAPDMPGFGDSSKWIPSYSTRAHARYVLELMDQLEIESAHILGFSMGGGVALNLFDLAPERLESIIFYGAIGIQEGEGTGDYGFEHFKYTVGYGALVAAPELVPHFGLLGPRWFRHSFIRNFNDTDQRPMRGYLEAMNTADTPFLILQGYNDPLVPEWTARQHHNIVEHSELVMFDRSHFMVFDQKGAAMLAEEIVPFVERFSTPGAVPTRRTVMGPHFEEDQPSILPVALDIPRGTNPWWTVAVISAASYVLEDPVTITVGLMIRDGKIDAFLGVFAVFIGIFTGDLLLYLMGVIFGRRALAWGPVAKRLPARHVEALGHWFDTHGWSAVLASRFLPGTRLPLYVGAGALGKKPGRFALWTFLAVMIWAPVMLLLVVLLGEAAASPFKLLFGDSWIALIGVVMVLLMVVRVVMQLPTKRGRQGLWVKLSRVWRWEFWPMSLFYLPLVPWLVWLALRYRSTTVWTLANPGLPDGGVVGESKAEITAALCTPTDEHVLPAVLVRDADEARRAMAEKGWSLPVIVKPDAAQRGAGVRLIEPGEDFDEYFGDSQAPAILQKYHPGPFEAGVFYTRTPGEPRGRIFSITDKHFPHLTGDGESTLEELIWAHPRYRMQASVFLQRFEDANERVLAEGETLRLAMAGNHCQGTLFADGGHLITPELEAAVDEVVQRVEGFYFGRLDVRYAEVESFKRGEDFAVVELNGVTSESTNIYDPKWSLLRAYRTLFRQWAVCFAIGDANRKRDGLEPPKAWALIKRVRRYYKQRQFDLHAD; from the coding sequence GTGACCACGATCAAGAAGCAACCCCGCAAACCTCGCCGAGCGCGTCGGCCGTTCCTGCGTCAGCGGTGGTGGAAGGTGTATGGGCTGCTGGTCGTTTTGTCGTTTGGCGTGCAAACCTACCGCAACGCCAACACGCCATTGGATGGTGAGCCGGGAACAGCGATGGTGCAGACCCCCGCGTTCACCAAGGAGGGCGGCGGGGGCGAAGCCCGGGTGGATTTCGCGTACATCGATACGGACCTCAAAGCGGGTTCCGCCGCCTCACCAGCAGATGGTGTCGAATCCGATGAACGCCCCGTGCTGATTCTCATCCACGGCTCGCCGGGGGCGAAAAAGAATTTCAGCCTGCTGATCCCCACGCTCGAATCGCATTTCCGAGTGATCGCGCCGGACATGCCGGGCTTCGGGGATTCGTCGAAGTGGATTCCGTCCTACAGCACCCGTGCCCACGCCCGCTACGTGCTGGAGCTCATGGACCAGCTCGAGATTGAGTCGGCCCACATCCTTGGCTTCTCCATGGGCGGCGGGGTCGCGCTCAACCTTTTCGACCTTGCGCCCGAGCGCCTCGAATCGATCATCTTCTACGGCGCGATCGGCATCCAGGAAGGCGAGGGCACCGGCGACTACGGGTTCGAACACTTCAAGTACACCGTGGGCTACGGTGCTTTGGTGGCGGCGCCCGAGTTGGTTCCGCACTTCGGCTTGCTCGGGCCCCGGTGGTTCCGCCACTCGTTTATCCGCAACTTCAACGACACGGACCAGCGGCCGATGCGCGGGTACCTCGAGGCGATGAACACGGCCGACACGCCGTTCCTGATCCTGCAGGGCTACAACGACCCGCTCGTCCCCGAGTGGACCGCCCGTCAGCACCACAACATCGTCGAGCACAGCGAACTGGTGATGTTCGACCGCTCGCACTTCATGGTGTTCGATCAAAAGGGCGCGGCGATGCTGGCCGAGGAGATCGTCCCGTTTGTCGAACGGTTCAGCACGCCCGGAGCGGTGCCGACGCGGCGGACCGTGATGGGCCCGCACTTTGAAGAAGACCAGCCCAGCATCTTGCCTGTGGCTCTGGACATCCCGCGGGGCACAAACCCGTGGTGGACGGTGGCGGTGATTTCTGCGGCGAGCTATGTGCTCGAAGACCCGGTGACGATCACGGTCGGGCTGATGATCCGGGACGGGAAGATCGATGCGTTTCTCGGCGTCTTCGCGGTGTTCATCGGCATCTTCACCGGCGACTTGTTGCTCTACCTGATGGGCGTGATTTTCGGTCGGCGGGCGCTGGCGTGGGGCCCGGTCGCCAAGCGTTTGCCCGCCCGGCACGTCGAGGCGCTTGGGCACTGGTTCGACACGCACGGCTGGTCGGCCGTGTTGGCGTCGCGGTTCCTCCCGGGGACTCGGCTGCCGCTGTACGTCGGGGCGGGGGCGCTGGGCAAGAAGCCCGGGCGGTTTGCGTTGTGGACCTTCCTGGCGGTGATGATCTGGGCCCCGGTGATGTTGCTGCTGGTGGTCTTGCTGGGCGAAGCAGCGGCGAGCCCGTTCAAGCTGCTGTTTGGTGACAGCTGGATCGCCCTGATCGGCGTGGTGATGGTGCTGTTGATGGTGGTGCGGGTTGTGATGCAGCTCCCGACCAAGCGGGGGCGGCAAGGGCTTTGGGTGAAACTCAGTCGGGTCTGGCGGTGGGAGTTCTGGCCGATGTCGCTGTTCTATCTGCCGCTGGTGCCGTGGCTGGTCTGGTTGGCGCTGCGGTATCGGTCTACGACGGTGTGGACGCTGGCCAACCCGGGCCTGCCGGATGGCGGGGTGGTGGGTGAATCCAAAGCCGAGATCACCGCGGCGCTGTGCACGCCGACGGACGAGCACGTCCTGCCCGCGGTGCTGGTGCGTGATGCCGACGAGGCGCGGCGCGCGATGGCCGAGAAGGGCTGGTCGCTGCCCGTGATCGTGAAGCCCGATGCGGCGCAACGCGGAGCGGGGGTTCGGCTGATCGAGCCGGGCGAAGACTTCGATGAATACTTCGGCGACTCACAGGCGCCTGCGATTTTGCAGAAGTACCACCCCGGGCCGTTCGAGGCGGGCGTGTTCTACACCCGCACGCCCGGTGAGCCGCGTGGCCGAATCTTCTCGATCACCGACAAGCACTTCCCGCACCTCACCGGCGACGGCGAGTCGACGCTGGAAGAATTGATCTGGGCCCACCCGCGCTACCGCATGCAGGCGTCGGTCTTCCTGCAGCGGTTCGAGGACGCCAACGAACGCGTCCTGGCCGAGGGCGAAACGCTCCGTCTGGCGATGGCGGGCAACCACTGCCAGGGCACGCTGTTTGCCGATGGTGGGCATCTGATCACGCCCGAACTCGAAGCGGCTGTGGATGAGGTCGTGCAGCGGGTGGAGGGGTTCTACTTCGGCCGGCTTGATGTGCGGTACGCCGAGGTGGAGTCTTTCAAACGGGGCGAGGACTTTGCCGTGGTCGAGCTCAACGGCGTGACCAGCGAATCGACGAATATCTACGACCCCAAGTGGTCGCTATTGCGGGCGTACCGCACGCTGTTTCGCCAGTGGGCCGTCTGCTTTGCGATTGGTGATGCCAACCGAAAACGCGACGGGTTGGAGCCGCCCAAGGCCTGGGCGCTGATCAAGCGTGTGCGGCGTTACTACAAGCAGCGGCAGTTCGACCTGCACGCGGACTAG
- a CDS encoding ferric reductase-like transmembrane domain-containing protein gives MSHAYRAVQWNKHKKVYDLLLAGGVGLYLVVFVVVSSLALSGDNGITPMTLLIRAFGTAAIILLHLILCIGPLARLWPGVFAPLLYNRRHMGVTMFILAFLHAALATLWYHGFGVVNPIVSIFTSNGNYDQIAAFPFQPLGFIALLILFLMAATSHDFWLANLGPRTWKTLHTLVYVAYALLVMHVVLGALQSNPSVLYIGLLVLGFVMIAGLHLITGWREWRKDAAAPNTDDQEWIDVADVNDIEDGYGKVVTLAGSERIAVLKYDGKVSAVSNVCAHQHGPLGEGKVVDGCLTCPWHGYQYLPHNGQSPPPFTEKIPTYRVSVQGSRILVNPEPLPPGTAVEPATIEASPPPESNHEA, from the coding sequence ATGAGCCATGCCTACCGCGCGGTGCAATGGAACAAGCACAAGAAGGTGTACGACCTGCTGCTCGCGGGCGGCGTGGGGCTGTATCTCGTCGTCTTTGTCGTCGTGAGTTCGCTGGCACTGTCCGGCGACAACGGCATCACGCCGATGACGCTGCTCATCCGCGCGTTCGGCACGGCGGCGATCATCCTGCTCCACCTGATCCTCTGCATCGGCCCCTTGGCTCGGCTCTGGCCGGGGGTGTTCGCGCCGCTGCTGTACAACCGGCGTCATATGGGCGTCACCATGTTCATCCTCGCATTCCTCCACGCGGCCCTTGCGACGCTGTGGTACCACGGCTTCGGGGTGGTCAACCCGATCGTCTCGATCTTCACCAGCAACGGCAACTACGACCAGATCGCCGCGTTCCCCTTCCAGCCGCTGGGCTTCATCGCCCTCTTGATCCTGTTCCTCATGGCCGCCACGAGCCACGACTTCTGGTTGGCGAACCTCGGGCCGCGCACCTGGAAGACGCTGCACACGCTGGTCTACGTGGCGTATGCACTGCTGGTGATGCATGTCGTCCTCGGCGCGTTGCAGAGCAACCCGAGTGTCTTGTACATCGGGCTGCTGGTGCTGGGCTTTGTCATGATCGCGGGCCTGCACCTGATCACGGGTTGGCGTGAGTGGCGCAAAGATGCCGCCGCCCCGAACACCGACGACCAGGAATGGATCGATGTCGCTGATGTGAACGACATCGAAGATGGCTACGGCAAGGTCGTCACCCTCGCGGGAAGCGAACGCATCGCCGTCCTGAAATACGACGGCAAGGTCTCGGCGGTCAGCAACGTCTGCGCCCACCAGCACGGGCCACTCGGCGAAGGCAAAGTCGTCGACGGCTGCCTCACCTGCCCGTGGCACGGCTACCAATACCTCCCGCACAACGGTCAATCCCCGCCGCCGTTCACCGAGAAAATCCCGACCTACCGGGTCAGCGTTCAGGGCTCGCGCATCCTGGTGAACCCCGAGCCGTTGCCGCCGGGCACGGCGGTCGAGCCCGCCACGATCGAAGCCTCCCCCCCACCGGAGTCGAACCATGAAGCGTGA
- a CDS encoding YHS domain-containing (seleno)protein: MMRYQIFFVLCLLMTAPQALSQADGNVDKNGVAIKGYDPVAYFPDHGGEATKGKKDITAEYNGAVYRFASEANRDVFLSDPEAYAPAYGGWCAYAMADGKPVTVDPKRFEVHDGRLFLFYRDWFTDTLKPWQKDRDTLRDRADRAWSEIVEESEG; encoded by the coding sequence ATGATGCGATATCAAATCTTTTTCGTGTTGTGTTTACTCATGACGGCCCCTCAAGCTTTGAGCCAAGCCGACGGAAACGTCGATAAGAACGGCGTGGCGATCAAGGGCTACGACCCCGTGGCCTACTTCCCCGACCACGGCGGCGAGGCGACCAAAGGCAAGAAGGACATCACCGCCGAGTACAACGGGGCGGTCTATCGTTTTGCCAGTGAAGCCAACCGGGACGTGTTCCTGAGCGATCCCGAGGCCTACGCCCCGGCCTACGGCGGGTGGTGTGCCTACGCCATGGCCGACGGGAAACCCGTGACCGTGGACCCCAAACGCTTCGAGGTTCACGACGGCCGGTTGTTCTTGTTCTACCGCGACTGGTTTACCGACACGCTCAAGCCCTGGCAGAAAGACCGCGACACTCTTCGGGACCGGGCAGACCGGGCGTGGAGTGAGATCGTGGAAGAATCGGAAGGTTGA
- a CDS encoding lysophospholipid acyltransferase family protein, translating to MTHPFRIAPSEDRSPVSRSLIKAARPAMELAMRLPALNDLYDNIIAHDPGQERHFADKALEVMRIVLDLNEETLEAIPKEGPLVVVANHPFGGIEGIILASLLRRVRPDVKLLANEMLSCIPELRDTFFFVDVFGEDAQAKRLNAAAIRQSMSWVGDGHALGVFPSGAVSHLTLRQRNVADPPWQSATARIIQRTGATVVPVFFDGRNSNLFQIAGFVHPTLRSAMLPHELLKRRRSRVPMVIGAPIPPERTSKLEGREQLTNYLRVRTYLLRPRHRQIDLSARPDDSKYAPIIPPESPEVLAEEIGALPPQQTLMQSGEYDVLYARRPQMSALLREIGRLREITFRQVGEGSGKACDLDRFDDHYLHLLVWNRNTAEIVGSYRMGPTDEILPSLGVKGLYTSTLFNFRKKLIKQVTPALELGRSFVHPDYQRSYQPLQLLWKGIAAYAALHPRYRHLFGPVSISANYTSMSKNLLMTFLQLHRFLPNLASQIRPKNPPSRRRTRDWDRAAFSTVASNLEEVGHLVREIEADGKPMPVLLRQYLKLNAQFLGFNVDPEFGNVLDGLMLIDIPNMPKALGKRYFGAEAWDAYRKHHGVTE from the coding sequence ATGACTCACCCCTTCCGCATCGCCCCTTCTGAGGATCGTTCGCCCGTGAGCCGTTCGCTGATCAAGGCGGCCCGCCCCGCGATGGAACTGGCGATGCGTCTGCCCGCGCTCAACGATCTCTACGACAACATCATCGCGCACGACCCGGGGCAGGAGCGTCACTTCGCCGACAAGGCGCTCGAGGTGATGCGGATCGTCCTGGACCTGAACGAAGAAACGCTCGAGGCGATCCCGAAGGAGGGGCCGTTGGTTGTGGTGGCGAATCACCCGTTCGGCGGGATCGAGGGGATCATCCTCGCATCGCTGCTCCGTCGGGTTCGGCCGGACGTGAAACTGCTGGCCAACGAGATGCTCTCGTGCATCCCCGAGCTGCGCGACACGTTCTTCTTCGTGGATGTTTTCGGCGAAGACGCCCAGGCCAAGCGGCTCAACGCCGCGGCCATCCGGCAGTCGATGTCGTGGGTCGGAGACGGTCACGCCCTGGGCGTGTTCCCCTCCGGCGCGGTCTCGCACCTGACCCTGCGTCAACGCAACGTCGCCGACCCGCCCTGGCAGAGCGCGACTGCGCGGATCATCCAACGGACCGGCGCGACCGTGGTGCCGGTGTTCTTCGATGGACGCAACAGCAACCTCTTCCAGATCGCCGGGTTCGTCCACCCCACCCTGCGTTCGGCGATGCTGCCGCACGAACTGCTCAAGCGCCGCCGATCACGGGTACCCATGGTCATCGGCGCCCCGATCCCGCCCGAGCGTACCAGCAAGCTCGAGGGCCGTGAACAACTCACCAACTACCTGCGGGTGCGGACGTACCTGCTGCGTCCACGTCACCGGCAGATCGACCTATCGGCCCGGCCCGACGACTCCAAATACGCCCCGATCATCCCGCCCGAATCGCCCGAGGTCCTGGCCGAGGAGATCGGCGCCCTGCCCCCGCAGCAAACCCTGATGCAGAGCGGCGAGTACGACGTGCTCTACGCCCGACGACCGCAGATGTCCGCCCTGCTCCGCGAGATCGGCCGACTCCGCGAGATCACCTTCCGCCAGGTCGGCGAGGGCTCGGGCAAAGCCTGTGACCTCGACCGCTTCGACGACCACTACCTGCACCTGCTCGTCTGGAACCGCAACACCGCCGAGATCGTGGGCAGCTACCGCATGGGCCCGACCGACGAAATCCTGCCCAGCCTCGGCGTCAAGGGGCTCTACACCAGCACCCTCTTCAATTTCCGCAAAAAACTCATCAAGCAGGTCACCCCCGCGCTCGAGCTGGGGCGGTCGTTCGTCCACCCCGACTACCAGCGCAGCTACCAACCGTTGCAGCTGCTGTGGAAAGGCATCGCCGCCTACGCCGCGCTGCACCCGCGGTACCGCCACCTCTTCGGCCCGGTGAGCATCAGCGCGAACTACACGTCGATGTCGAAGAACCTGCTGATGACGTTCCTGCAGCTGCACCGGTTCCTGCCAAACCTCGCCAGCCAGATCCGCCCCAAGAACCCGCCCTCGCGTCGGCGTACCCGCGACTGGGACCGCGCGGCGTTCTCGACCGTGGCCTCCAACCTCGAAGAAGTCGGCCACCTGGTCCGTGAGATCGAAGCGGACGGCAAACCCATGCCCGTGCTGCTGCGGCAGTACCTCAAGCTCAACGCCCAGTTCCTGGGTTTCAACGTCGACCCCGAATTCGGCAACGTGCTCGACGGCCTGATGCTTATCGACATACCCAACATGCCAAAGGCGCTCGGCAAGCGTTACTTCGGGGCTGAGGCATGGGACGCCTACCGCAAACACCACGGCGTGACCGAATAA
- a CDS encoding YwaF family protein, translating to MSIELASGFQAFALLHAITVLVCVAGIVGLVRLGQREQRRGRERAFTLKVVVVGLVFWTFMQGYYLLIEQDWADSLPLHVCDLAGLLGPVALLTRQRVLRTTLYFWAMGLTIWGMITPTLTHGPEHIRFWLFWISHAGVIFYAVYDCVVNRYRPFFADWGTVCLVTMGYLAVVLPINLANEGWNYAYIGDVELDAATPLALLPDWPWRILGIQVLGATIFALVWLPWVVLRWIRPDECGRETPESSAM from the coding sequence GTGAGTATTGAGTTAGCTTCGGGTTTTCAAGCATTTGCGTTGCTCCACGCGATCACGGTGCTGGTCTGCGTGGCCGGGATTGTGGGGCTGGTGCGGCTGGGGCAGCGCGAACAACGGCGGGGCCGAGAGCGGGCGTTCACGCTGAAGGTGGTGGTGGTCGGGCTGGTTTTCTGGACGTTCATGCAGGGCTATTACCTGCTGATCGAACAGGACTGGGCCGACAGCCTGCCGCTGCACGTCTGCGATCTCGCGGGCCTGCTCGGACCCGTGGCGCTGCTGACCCGCCAACGGGTGCTGCGGACGACACTTTATTTCTGGGCGATGGGGCTGACGATCTGGGGGATGATCACTCCGACGCTCACCCACGGCCCCGAGCACATCCGGTTCTGGCTGTTCTGGATCAGCCACGCCGGGGTGATCTTTTACGCGGTTTACGACTGTGTGGTGAATCGCTACCGCCCGTTCTTCGCCGACTGGGGGACGGTGTGTCTGGTCACGATGGGCTACCTCGCGGTGGTCTTGCCGATCAACCTGGCCAACGAGGGATGGAACTACGCGTACATCGGCGACGTGGAGCTCGACGCCGCGACGCCGTTAGCGCTGCTGCCGGATTGGCCGTGGCGCATCCTGGGCATCCAGGTGCTGGGCGCGACGATTTTTGCGCTGGTGTGGTTGCCTTGGGTGGTCTTGCGTTGGATCAGGCCGGATGAGTGTGGTAGGGAAACGCCCGAGTCATCTGCGATGTAA
- a CDS encoding MFS transporter: protein MNDQAISSREAKWLFVTCFISLIATSFAFGTRTFFLADLKGEFNLSDTQFGEIIGAGLWPFAISIVLFSLVIDRFGYKKALVFAFVCHAVSAVVTITATGYWGLYAGAFICALANGTVEAVINPVVATMYPKAKTKWLTILHAGWPLGLVIGGLLAIGVGEGGLLNGMFPEENIWKWQVALLLIPTVIYGVMMIPSKFPVNERVAAGVPYRAMLKDVGALGCLIITGLIVWELTRVAQGSGWTSLNDDALLWLRIGLTAGITIGFTAYARSLGAPIFVLLTAMMIPLATTELGTDGWIKELMTPAMKSIFNADGGWVLIYTATLMMILRFCVGPIVKLLTPLGVLMVSSLFAAAGIYGLSIADTAIVIFIVATIYGIGQTFFWPTTLGVVSERFPEGGAMTINSIAAVGMLGVGIIGGPLLGNLQDQQIDRSLAAQPALYEVVMDPEPQQSVFGEYRKRSADKIEALPEEDQATVETTINEAKSNALAWAAVPPVGLAVCYLLLILYFKARGGYKPVELKSGEPAEAAH from the coding sequence ATGAATGACCAAGCGATTTCGAGCCGAGAGGCCAAGTGGTTGTTTGTCACCTGTTTTATCTCGCTCATCGCGACGTCTTTCGCGTTCGGCACCCGGACGTTTTTCCTGGCCGACCTCAAGGGCGAATTTAATCTCAGCGACACACAGTTCGGCGAGATCATCGGGGCGGGCCTCTGGCCGTTCGCGATCAGTATCGTGTTGTTCAGCCTGGTGATCGACCGCTTCGGCTACAAGAAGGCGTTGGTCTTCGCGTTTGTTTGCCACGCGGTGTCGGCCGTCGTCACGATCACCGCCACGGGTTACTGGGGGCTGTACGCCGGGGCGTTCATCTGTGCGCTCGCCAACGGCACCGTGGAAGCGGTGATCAACCCCGTGGTCGCGACCATGTACCCCAAGGCCAAGACCAAGTGGCTGACCATCCTCCACGCGGGCTGGCCGTTGGGCCTGGTCATCGGCGGCTTGCTGGCCATCGGCGTCGGCGAGGGCGGGCTGCTCAACGGGATGTTCCCCGAAGAAAACATCTGGAAATGGCAGGTCGCGCTGCTGCTGATCCCGACCGTGATCTACGGCGTGATGATGATCCCCAGCAAGTTCCCCGTGAACGAGCGGGTCGCGGCGGGCGTTCCCTACCGCGCCATGCTTAAGGACGTCGGAGCGCTGGGCTGCCTGATTATCACCGGCCTGATTGTCTGGGAGCTGACCCGGGTCGCGCAGGGCTCGGGCTGGACCTCTCTGAATGACGATGCGCTGCTTTGGCTGCGTATTGGTCTGACGGCGGGCATTACCATCGGGTTCACCGCCTACGCCCGTTCGCTGGGGGCGCCGATCTTCGTCTTGCTCACCGCAATGATGATCCCGCTGGCGACGACCGAGCTCGGGACCGACGGCTGGATCAAGGAACTCATGACTCCGGCGATGAAGTCGATCTTCAACGCCGACGGCGGCTGGGTGCTGATCTACACCGCGACGCTGATGATGATCCTGCGCTTCTGCGTGGGCCCGATTGTGAAGCTGCTGACGCCGCTGGGCGTGCTGATGGTCAGCTCGTTGTTCGCCGCTGCGGGCATCTACGGCCTGTCGATCGCCGACACCGCGATCGTGATCTTCATCGTCGCGACTATTTACGGTATCGGTCAGACCTTCTTCTGGCCGACGACGCTGGGTGTGGTTTCCGAACGCTTCCCCGAGGGCGGGGCGATGACGATCAACAGCATCGCGGCGGTGGGCATGCTCGGCGTGGGCATCATCGGCGGGCCGCTGCTGGGCAACCTGCAGGACCAGCAGATCGACCGCTCGCTGGCGGCTCAGCCTGCACTCTATGAAGTCGTGATGGACCCCGAACCGCAGCAGAGTGTGTTCGGCGAGTACCGCAAACGCTCGGCCGACAAGATCGAGGCTTTGCCCGAGGAAGACCAGGCGACTGTCGAGACCACCATCAACGAGGCCAAGTCCAACGCGCTGGCCTGGGCGGCGGTTCCCCCGGTTGGCCTGGCGGTGTGCTACCTGCTGCTGATCCTGTACTTCAAGGCTCGCGGCGGGTACAAGCCGGTGGAGCTTAAGAGCGGTGAGCCTGCGGAAGCGGCTCACTGA
- a CDS encoding S1C family serine protease, with protein sequence MTTLKQPRLRSSLALLCLSAVLTATAPIHAEPTDDLLLGQVVTATLVGGGQVTGTLLRQTDNGIAIDLQFEVLNFPADQVLDLVAQDASAAPAPASEGELFTTGRLEAAPIPALVDRFGDGVVLVRTAAGLGTGFVISDRGHLITNYHVVEGATRISVTVSTTTERGREKAEVKDVRLVALQPLRDLALLQMEWDEDELGPIPPHVVISDADDLAVGDLVFAVGNPLGLERTVTQGIVSSTTRTLGHLRFVQTDASINPGNSGGPLFNARGEVVGVACAGFTFFNGLAFGIPAQDLRDFLVHHDAYLYDPSQPQNGVKYLEPPYQPGGESEVTD encoded by the coding sequence TTGACCACTCTCAAACAACCCCGGCTGCGTTCCTCGCTCGCTCTGCTGTGTCTCTCCGCGGTTCTGACCGCGACAGCACCTATTCACGCCGAGCCAACGGACGACCTGCTGCTCGGGCAGGTGGTCACCGCCACACTTGTCGGCGGCGGGCAGGTCACCGGCACACTGTTGCGTCAGACCGACAACGGCATCGCGATTGACCTTCAGTTCGAAGTACTAAACTTCCCCGCCGACCAGGTGCTCGACCTGGTCGCCCAGGACGCCTCGGCTGCGCCCGCCCCCGCCAGCGAAGGCGAGCTCTTTACCACCGGCCGACTTGAGGCCGCGCCGATCCCCGCCCTCGTCGACCGCTTCGGCGACGGCGTCGTCCTGGTCCGCACCGCCGCGGGCCTGGGCACCGGCTTCGTCATCAGCGACCGGGGCCACCTCATCACCAACTACCACGTCGTCGAGGGCGCGACCCGCATCTCCGTCACCGTCTCCACCACCACCGAGCGGGGCCGCGAGAAGGCCGAGGTGAAAGACGTCCGGCTGGTAGCGCTGCAGCCGCTGCGTGACCTCGCCTTGCTGCAGATGGAATGGGATGAAGACGAGCTCGGCCCGATACCGCCGCACGTGGTGATCAGCGACGCCGACGATCTCGCGGTGGGCGACCTGGTCTTCGCGGTCGGCAACCCGCTGGGGCTGGAACGCACCGTGACCCAGGGCATCGTCAGCTCGACCACCCGCACACTCGGACACCTGCGATTTGTGCAGACCGACGCGAGCATCAACCCCGGTAACTCCGGCGGGCCGTTGTTCAACGCCCGGGGCGAAGTTGTGGGGGTGGCTTGCGCGGGGTTCACGTTCTTCAACGGCTTGGCCTTCGGCATCCCCGCCCAAGACCTGCGCGACTTCCTGGTTCACCACGACGCCTACCTCTACGACCCCAGCCAGCCGCAAAACGGCGTAAAGTATCTGGAACCGCCCTATCAACCCGGCGGTGAATCTGAAGTAACCGACTGA
- the aroF gene encoding 3-deoxy-7-phosphoheptulonate synthase, giving the protein MIVVMRPDATQAQVDHVTNLVREMGLKDHPIVGTDLTVVAVIGDERKVDGDVLERAPGVNKVMRVLAPYKMAARTDHTETTRVTIGEGDGCVFGGTQVPVIAGPCSVEGEQEILAAAEAVKAAGAHALRGGAFKPRTNPYAFQGHGEDGLKMLAAARDATGLPIVTEVLTPSDVELVSKYADCLQIGTRNSQNFKLLEACGKQSKPVLMKRGMSMTLDEYLQAAEYILAAGNGNVILCERGIRTFEDHTRNTLSLSVVPELHERTHLPIVIDPSHGTGKAHLVPAMSKAAMACGCDGLAIEMHIDPEHALTDGAQSITPAVLSDLMEDLARVAVAVDRTCVPG; this is encoded by the coding sequence ATGATCGTTGTGATGCGCCCCGATGCCACCCAAGCGCAGGTGGACCACGTGACTAATCTTGTCCGCGAGATGGGCCTGAAGGACCACCCGATCGTGGGCACCGACCTCACCGTCGTGGCCGTGATCGGCGACGAACGCAAGGTGGACGGCGATGTCCTCGAGCGAGCGCCGGGCGTCAACAAAGTGATGCGCGTGCTCGCCCCGTACAAGATGGCGGCCCGCACCGACCACACCGAGACCACCCGCGTCACCATCGGCGAGGGCGACGGCTGCGTGTTCGGCGGGACGCAGGTGCCGGTCATCGCCGGGCCGTGCAGCGTGGAGGGTGAGCAGGAAATCCTCGCCGCGGCCGAGGCGGTCAAGGCCGCCGGGGCCCACGCCCTGCGCGGCGGGGCGTTCAAGCCCCGCACCAACCCCTACGCCTTCCAGGGCCACGGCGAAGACGGCCTGAAGATGCTCGCCGCCGCCCGCGACGCCACGGGCCTGCCCATCGTCACCGAAGTGTTGACGCCCTCGGACGTCGAACTCGTCAGCAAGTACGCCGACTGCCTGCAGATCGGCACGCGTAACAGCCAGAACTTCAAGCTCCTTGAAGCCTGCGGCAAGCAGTCCAAGCCCGTGCTGATGAAGCGTGGGATGTCGATGACCTTGGACGAATACCTCCAGGCGGCCGAGTACATCCTCGCCGCGGGCAACGGCAACGTGATCCTCTGCGAACGCGGCATCCGCACCTTCGAAGACCACACCCGCAACACGCTGTCGCTTTCGGTCGTCCCCGAGCTGCACGAACGCACGCACCTGCCCATCGTCATCGACCCCAGCCACGGCACGGGCAAGGCCCACCTGGTCCCGGCCATGTCCAAGGCCGCCATGGCCTGCGGCTGCGACGGCCTGGCGATCGAGATGCACATCGACCCCGAGCACGCCCTGACCGACGGCGCTCAGTCGATCACGCCCGCGGTGTTGTCCGATCTGATGGAAGACCTGGCCCGCGTCGCCGTCGCGGTGGATCGGACGTGTGTTCCCGGGTGA